The following are encoded together in the Candidatus Omnitrophota bacterium genome:
- the rpe gene encoding ribulose-phosphate 3-epimerase encodes MKIKIAPSILSADFSNLARDIKKAEKAGADLLHVDVMDGHFVPNITIGPAVVKDIRKSTKLPLDVHLMIENPEKYAGAFAQAGSDMITVHVETISAPKIKNLSLKLRKMGVKLGVSLNPKTSLKPIIDVLKFADFVLVMSVNPGFGGQAFIPQVLPKIRQLRTRFRGDIAVDGGINHDTAKLVIAAGANVLAAGSYIFKSKDYKQSIRRLRCAK; translated from the coding sequence ATGAAAATTAAGATAGCGCCGTCGATATTATCCGCGGATTTCAGCAATCTGGCCCGGGATATTAAAAAGGCCGAAAAAGCCGGGGCTGACCTTTTGCACGTGGATGTGATGGACGGGCATTTTGTCCCGAATATTACTATCGGTCCGGCAGTGGTCAAGGATATCCGCAAGTCCACCAAACTGCCTTTAGACGTGCATTTGATGATTGAAAATCCGGAGAAATACGCGGGCGCCTTCGCGCAAGCCGGAAGTGATATGATCACTGTGCATGTGGAGACTATTTCCGCGCCAAAAATAAAGAATTTAAGCTTGAAATTGCGCAAAATGGGTGTAAAATTGGGTGTTTCGCTTAATCCCAAGACATCCCTGAAACCAATAATTGACGTCCTGAAATTTGCGGATTTTGTCCTGGTTATGTCGGTTAATCCCGGCTTTGGCGGACAGGCGTTTATTCCGCAGGTCCTGCCTAAGATCAGGCAGCTGCGCACGCGCTTCAGAGGGGATATCGCGGTTGACGGCGGAATAAACCATGATACAGCGAAATTGGTGATCGCCGCCGGAGCGAATGTCCTGGCAGCGGGTTCATACATATTTAAATCAAAAGACTACAAACAGTCCATAAGGAGATTAAGATGTGCGAAGTAA